A single region of the Aeromicrobium chenweiae genome encodes:
- a CDS encoding DivIVA domain-containing protein, with protein sequence MPLTPEDVRNKRFTPVRLREGYDMGEVDQFLDEVEAELERLTVENEELRAKVAAASTGEPTGLIPAVSSSSTPAQQTPPTPAVQEPAQYTPPAPEPEPTKAPEPEPAPAPVARTSSMGDASSAAARLLEIASTNADQLMDAAKEEADRIVGEARAKAERLTNEARGKADRLETDARIRAQKLDEETNERRTQAVATIERERYEIQREVEHLRAYEREYRARLKNYFQSQLDQLAANESTTSSTPVQAPADAAPRRLRSLLGDDESF encoded by the coding sequence ATGCCACTGACGCCAGAGGACGTGCGTAACAAGCGATTTACGCCTGTCCGTCTTCGCGAAGGCTATGACATGGGCGAAGTAGACCAGTTTCTCGACGAGGTCGAGGCCGAGCTCGAGCGTCTCACGGTCGAGAACGAAGAACTTCGCGCCAAGGTAGCCGCCGCATCGACCGGTGAACCGACCGGACTGATCCCGGCCGTCTCATCGTCATCGACCCCCGCCCAGCAGACGCCGCCCACCCCGGCGGTCCAGGAGCCGGCGCAGTACACGCCGCCTGCCCCTGAGCCCGAGCCGACCAAGGCTCCGGAGCCCGAGCCGGCTCCCGCGCCCGTGGCTCGCACCTCGTCGATGGGCGATGCGTCGTCCGCGGCCGCGCGTCTGCTCGAGATCGCGTCCACCAACGCCGACCAGCTCATGGACGCGGCGAAGGAGGAGGCCGACCGGATCGTGGGTGAGGCTCGTGCGAAGGCTGAGCGTCTGACCAACGAGGCCCGTGGCAAGGCCGACCGCCTCGAGACCGATGCGCGCATCCGCGCGCAGAAGCTCGACGAGGAGACCAACGAGCGTCGTACGCAGGCCGTCGCGACGATCGAGCGGGAGCGCTACGAGATCCAGCGCGAGGTCGAGCACCTCCGGGCCTACGAGCGGGAGTACCGGGCGCGGCTCAAGAACTACTTCCAGAGCCAGCTCGACCAGCTCGCGGCGAACGAGAGCACGACCAGCTCGACTCCCGTCCAGGCACCGGCTGACGCGGCTCCCCGCCGCCTCCGCTCGCTGCTCGGCGACGACGAGAGCTTCTGA
- the ileS gene encoding isoleucine--tRNA ligase — MTSHASYRPVPAHVDLPVLEREILDLWADQGTFAASLETPEDAPRWTFYEGPPTANGTPGTHHVEARVFKDVFPRFKTMQGYHVDRKAGWDCHGLPVEIAVEKELGFNGKPDIEAYGIAEFNAKCREAVVRNVDLFEEMTDRMGYWVDMANPYRTMEPSYVESVWWALSTIFKKGLLTEDFRVAPYCPRCGTTLSDHELAQGYETITDPSVYVRFPLTSGPYAGTASLLVWTTTPWTLVSNTAVAVNPDVTYVLATDGTETLVVAEPLVGKALGEGWTLTGETVIGRDMERWTYQRPFELIDFPEGDDGPADAHFVVLADYVTIEDGTGLVHQSPAFGADDMAVSKAYGLPVVNPIRPDGHFEDDVPLVGGQFFKTADRALADDLVARGLMFNELAYEHAYPHCWRCHTPLMYYALPAWYIRTTAVKDRLLAENEDTNWFPETIKNGRYGDWLHNNIDWSLSRSRYWGTPLPIWRNDADPTKLVCIESLAELSKLTGRDLSNLDPHRPYIDDVTFTKDGEPGTYRRVPDVIDAWFDSGSMPFAQWGYPHVPGSAEKFEQAYPAQYICEAIDQTRGWFYSLMAVGTLVFDQSSYENVVCLGHILAEDGKKMSKHLGNILLPMPLMEEHGADALRWFMACSGSPWAPRRIGHTALSEIVRKVLLTYWNTTAFHVLYAGANDWTPSSPAPAFADRPAMDRWILGEAHRLTQQVTDALEEFDTQRAGAQIAAYVDLLSNWYVRRSRRRFWAGDASALATLHEVLHLVTLVMAPLTPFITERVWQDMFAATSDELPRSVHLATWPQADASLVDDDLDRQMRLARRVVELGRAARAEAKAKTRQPLRRAVVGSQAYALLSEELRTEIAEELNVRALESFETTGDLVDHSAKGNFRNLGKRFGKETPKVAGAIAAADAGRLAAELSSAGTATVEVDGEPVTVGPDDVIIAEHPREGWSVVNDQGETVALDLELDDDLRRAGSAREAIRVIQEARKSSGLEISDRITLSWTAEGQMAEAVRAHADLIADEVLATSITEGVDTPSFTDTDLGFAFSLSKA; from the coding sequence GTGACTTCGCACGCGTCCTACCGCCCCGTCCCCGCCCACGTCGATCTTCCCGTGCTGGAGCGCGAGATCCTCGACCTGTGGGCCGACCAGGGCACCTTCGCCGCCAGCCTCGAGACCCCTGAGGACGCGCCCCGCTGGACGTTCTACGAGGGCCCGCCGACGGCCAACGGCACGCCCGGCACCCACCACGTCGAGGCCCGCGTCTTCAAGGACGTCTTCCCGCGGTTCAAGACCATGCAGGGCTACCACGTCGACCGCAAGGCCGGCTGGGACTGCCACGGCCTGCCGGTCGAGATCGCGGTCGAGAAGGAGCTGGGCTTCAACGGCAAGCCCGACATCGAGGCGTACGGCATCGCCGAGTTCAACGCCAAGTGCCGTGAGGCGGTCGTCCGCAACGTCGATCTCTTCGAGGAGATGACCGACCGGATGGGCTACTGGGTCGACATGGCCAACCCCTACCGGACGATGGAGCCCTCGTACGTCGAGAGCGTCTGGTGGGCGCTGTCCACGATCTTCAAGAAGGGACTGCTGACCGAGGACTTCCGGGTCGCGCCCTACTGCCCGCGCTGCGGCACGACCCTGTCGGACCACGAGCTCGCGCAGGGCTACGAGACGATCACCGACCCGTCGGTCTACGTGCGCTTCCCGCTGACCTCGGGCCCGTACGCCGGCACGGCGTCGCTGCTGGTGTGGACCACCACCCCGTGGACGCTGGTCTCGAACACGGCGGTCGCCGTCAACCCCGACGTCACCTACGTCCTGGCCACCGACGGCACCGAGACGCTGGTCGTCGCCGAGCCGCTCGTCGGCAAGGCGCTCGGCGAGGGCTGGACGCTCACCGGCGAGACCGTGATCGGTCGCGACATGGAGCGCTGGACCTACCAGCGCCCCTTCGAGCTCATCGACTTCCCGGAAGGGGACGACGGGCCGGCCGACGCACACTTCGTCGTCCTGGCCGACTACGTCACGATCGAGGACGGCACCGGCCTGGTGCACCAGTCCCCCGCGTTCGGCGCGGACGACATGGCCGTCAGCAAGGCGTACGGCCTGCCGGTCGTCAACCCGATCCGTCCCGACGGCCACTTCGAGGACGACGTGCCGCTCGTCGGCGGCCAGTTCTTCAAGACCGCCGACCGGGCCCTGGCCGACGACCTCGTCGCCCGCGGCCTGATGTTCAACGAGCTCGCGTACGAGCACGCCTACCCGCACTGCTGGCGCTGCCACACACCGCTCATGTACTACGCGCTCCCCGCCTGGTACATCCGCACCACGGCCGTCAAGGACCGCCTGCTCGCCGAGAACGAGGACACCAACTGGTTCCCCGAGACGATCAAGAACGGCCGCTACGGCGACTGGCTCCACAACAACATCGACTGGTCGCTGTCGCGCAGCCGCTACTGGGGCACGCCGCTGCCGATCTGGCGCAACGACGCGGACCCGACCAAGCTCGTGTGCATCGAGTCGCTCGCCGAGCTGTCCAAGCTGACCGGCCGTGACCTGAGCAACCTCGACCCGCACCGCCCCTACATCGACGACGTGACGTTCACCAAGGATGGCGAGCCCGGCACGTACCGGCGCGTCCCCGACGTCATCGACGCGTGGTTCGACTCCGGCTCGATGCCGTTCGCGCAGTGGGGCTACCCGCACGTGCCCGGCTCGGCGGAGAAGTTCGAGCAGGCCTATCCCGCGCAGTACATCTGCGAGGCCATCGACCAGACCCGCGGGTGGTTCTACTCGCTCATGGCGGTCGGCACGCTCGTGTTCGACCAGAGCTCGTACGAGAACGTCGTCTGCCTCGGCCACATCCTGGCCGAGGACGGCAAGAAGATGAGCAAGCACCTGGGCAACATCCTGCTGCCGATGCCGCTGATGGAGGAGCACGGCGCCGACGCCCTGCGCTGGTTCATGGCCTGCTCGGGATCGCCGTGGGCCCCGCGCCGCATCGGTCACACCGCGCTGTCCGAGATCGTCCGCAAGGTGCTGCTGACGTACTGGAACACGACGGCGTTCCACGTGCTGTACGCCGGTGCGAACGACTGGACGCCGTCCAGCCCGGCCCCGGCGTTCGCCGACCGCCCCGCGATGGACCGCTGGATCCTCGGCGAGGCCCACCGCCTCACCCAGCAGGTCACCGACGCCCTCGAGGAGTTCGACACGCAGCGCGCTGGCGCGCAGATCGCGGCGTACGTCGACCTGCTCTCCAACTGGTACGTCCGGCGCTCGCGGCGTCGCTTCTGGGCCGGTGACGCCTCGGCCCTGGCGACCCTGCACGAGGTGCTGCACCTGGTCACCCTGGTGATGGCGCCGCTGACCCCGTTCATCACCGAGCGGGTGTGGCAGGACATGTTCGCGGCGACCTCGGACGAGCTGCCCCGGTCGGTGCACCTGGCCACGTGGCCGCAGGCGGACGCCTCCCTCGTCGACGACGACCTCGACCGGCAGATGCGTCTGGCCCGCCGGGTCGTCGAGCTGGGCCGCGCGGCCCGCGCGGAGGCGAAGGCCAAGACCCGTCAGCCGCTGCGGCGTGCCGTCGTCGGCTCGCAGGCGTACGCGCTGCTGAGCGAGGAGCTCCGCACCGAGATCGCCGAGGAGCTCAACGTCCGGGCGCTGGAGTCCTTCGAGACGACCGGCGACCTCGTCGACCACTCCGCCAAGGGCAACTTCCGCAACCTCGGCAAGCGGTTCGGCAAGGAGACGCCCAAGGTCGCCGGTGCGATCGCCGCGGCCGACGCCGGACGCCTGGCCGCCGAGCTGTCCTCGGCCGGCACCGCCACGGTCGAGGTCGACGGCGAGCCGGTCACGGTCGGCCCGGACGACGTCATCATCGCCGAGCACCCCCGCGAGGGCTGGTCGGTCGTCAACGACCAGGGCGAGACGGTCGCGCTCGACCTCGAGCTCGACGACGACCTGCGACGTGCCGGGTCGGCCCGTGAGGCCATCCGCGTCATCCAGGAGGCACGCAAGTCCTCGGGCCTGGAGATCTCCGACCGCATCACGCTGTCGTGGACGGCCGAGGGTCAGATGGCCGAGGCGGTGCGGGCCCATGCGGACCTGATCGCCGACGAGGTGCTCGCGACGAGCATCACCGAGGGCGTGGACACGCCGTCGTTCACCGACACCGACCTGGGCTTCGCATTCTCCCTCAGCAAGGCCTGA
- the ftsZ gene encoding cell division protein FtsZ — protein MAVQNYLAVIKVVGIGGGGVNAVNRMIEVGLKGVEFIAINTDAQALLMSDADVKLDVGRDSTRGLGAGANPEIGKRAAEDHAEEIEAAIKGADMVFVTAGEGGGTGTGGAPVVARIARSLGALTIGVVTRPFKFEGRNRSNQADHGIQALRDEVDTLIVIPNDRLLSISDPNVSLLDSFRQADQVLHQGVSGITDLITTPGLINLDFADVKSVMSDAGSALMGIGSARGEHRAAVAAESAVSSPLLEASIEGARGVLLSIAGGSDLGLFEINEAAGLVADAVHPEANIIFGAVIDDALGDEVRVTVIAAGFDGGEPMLRDATKPALLRESQPASAASTAAPAAADPPPAQTYLAPDPFLDGKNPPPEDGAGNATIPPDLPPAGYGDDLDVPDFLR, from the coding sequence ATGGCGGTCCAGAACTACCTCGCCGTGATCAAGGTCGTCGGCATCGGCGGAGGCGGCGTCAACGCCGTGAACCGCATGATCGAGGTGGGGCTCAAGGGAGTCGAGTTCATCGCGATCAACACCGACGCCCAGGCACTCCTCATGAGCGACGCCGACGTCAAGCTCGACGTCGGTCGCGACTCCACCCGCGGCCTCGGCGCCGGCGCGAACCCCGAGATCGGCAAGCGCGCCGCCGAGGACCACGCCGAGGAGATCGAGGCGGCCATCAAGGGCGCCGACATGGTCTTCGTGACGGCCGGCGAGGGTGGCGGCACCGGCACCGGCGGCGCTCCCGTCGTCGCCCGCATCGCCCGCTCGCTCGGCGCCCTGACGATCGGTGTCGTCACCCGCCCGTTCAAGTTCGAGGGACGCAACCGGTCCAACCAGGCCGACCACGGCATCCAGGCGCTGCGCGACGAGGTCGACACCCTCATCGTCATCCCCAACGACCGCCTGCTGTCGATCAGCGACCCCAACGTCAGCCTCCTGGACTCGTTCCGCCAGGCCGACCAGGTCCTGCACCAGGGCGTCTCGGGCATCACGGACCTGATCACGACCCCCGGCCTGATCAACCTCGACTTCGCCGACGTGAAGTCGGTCATGTCCGACGCCGGATCGGCCCTCATGGGCATCGGCTCGGCCCGCGGGGAGCACCGTGCAGCGGTCGCCGCGGAGAGCGCGGTGTCCAGCCCGCTGCTCGAGGCCTCGATCGAAGGTGCTCGTGGCGTGCTGCTGTCGATCGCGGGTGGCTCGGACCTCGGCCTGTTCGAGATCAACGAGGCCGCCGGTCTCGTCGCGGACGCGGTGCACCCCGAGGCGAACATCATCTTCGGTGCGGTCATCGACGACGCGCTGGGCGACGAGGTCCGGGTCACGGTCATCGCGGCAGGCTTCGACGGCGGCGAGCCGATGCTCCGCGACGCGACGAAGCCCGCGCTGCTGCGGGAGTCACAGCCCGCGTCGGCCGCCTCGACCGCGGCACCGGCCGCGGCCGATCCGCCGCCCGCGCAGACCTACCTGGCGCCCGACCCGTTCCTCGACGGCAAGAACCCGCCGCCGGAGGACGGGGCGGGCAACGCCACGATCCCGCCCGACCTGCCGCCGGCCGGCTACGGCGACGACCTCGACGTGCCCGACTTCCTTCGCTGA
- a CDS encoding cell division protein FtsQ/DivIB, giving the protein MTDQRFVDKARRDRRRRIKRIAIAVLAAAVVGVLVWVVWFSSLLAVRDVRVDGQTTYRAAKILSAADVPVGRPLARVDLTAIQSRVAGLERIESVEVSRSWPRTISIDVVERKAVIWARVSGAIRGIDKEGIDFRSYRSEPDALVEATISVTDPAQRLETTRSVASVVDLVTREEPSLRSELQSVSASSKDSIELDLTKGRTVVWGSDAKGARKLEVLRSLLGIEAARYDVSAPDQPTTRE; this is encoded by the coding sequence GTGACCGACCAGCGTTTCGTCGACAAGGCCCGGAGGGACCGGCGTCGCAGGATCAAGCGGATCGCGATCGCCGTGCTGGCCGCGGCCGTGGTCGGCGTCCTCGTCTGGGTCGTGTGGTTCTCGAGCCTGCTCGCGGTGCGCGACGTGCGCGTCGACGGCCAGACCACCTACCGCGCGGCCAAGATCCTGAGCGCGGCCGACGTGCCGGTCGGTCGCCCGCTCGCCCGCGTCGACCTCACCGCGATCCAGTCCCGCGTCGCGGGGCTCGAGCGGATCGAGTCGGTCGAGGTCTCCCGCTCGTGGCCGCGCACCATCTCGATCGACGTGGTGGAGCGCAAGGCGGTGATCTGGGCCCGCGTCTCCGGCGCGATCCGGGGCATCGACAAGGAAGGGATCGACTTCCGCTCCTACCGGTCCGAGCCCGATGCGCTGGTCGAGGCGACCATCAGCGTGACCGATCCGGCCCAGCGGCTCGAGACGACGCGGTCGGTCGCGTCCGTCGTGGACCTGGTGACGCGCGAGGAGCCGTCCCTGCGCAGCGAGCTCCAGTCGGTCAGCGCGTCGAGCAAGGACTCGATCGAGCTCGACCTCACCAAGGGACGCACCGTGGTGTGGGGGAGCGACGCCAAGGGCGCCCGGAAGCTCGAGGTGCTTCGCTCCCTGCTGGGCATCGAGGCCGCCCGCTACGACGTCAGCGCACCGGACCAACCCACGACACGTGAGTAG
- a CDS encoding signal peptidase II, with translation MQAARGASLSPGDDHGATTRTYVRLFTAVTVVALVVDQVTKVIAVEKLQGRASIEIIPGLLSFTFLRNPGAALSTGAGFTLVLSLIAIAVCIGVIRTASRLRDKGWAVGLALLLAGALGNLADRIFREPAPLRGHVVDFIDYGVFVGNVADIALTFAAIIIVWRAWRGIRLDGTREENS, from the coding sequence ATGCAAGCAGCGCGAGGAGCGTCGCTGAGCCCTGGCGACGACCACGGCGCGACCACGAGGACATACGTACGACTGTTCACTGCGGTGACGGTCGTGGCGCTCGTCGTCGACCAGGTGACCAAGGTCATCGCGGTCGAGAAGCTGCAGGGCCGTGCGTCGATCGAGATCATCCCCGGCCTGCTGTCGTTCACCTTCCTGCGCAACCCCGGCGCGGCGCTGAGCACCGGGGCGGGCTTCACGCTCGTCCTGAGCCTCATCGCGATCGCGGTGTGCATCGGTGTCATCCGCACCGCCTCGCGCCTGCGCGACAAGGGCTGGGCCGTCGGCCTGGCCCTGCTGCTCGCCGGCGCGCTCGGCAACCTGGCGGACCGCATCTTCCGTGAGCCCGCTCCGCTGCGCGGCCACGTGGTCGACTTCATCGACTACGGCGTCTTCGTGGGCAATGTCGCCGACATCGCCCTGACGTTCGCCGCCATCATCATCGTCTGGCGCGCGTGGCGCGGCATCCGCCTGGACGGCACCCGCGAGGAGAATTCATGA
- a CDS encoding YggT family protein encodes METVGYVLNLLLWIALVLLIARFVLDWVQLLARNWRPRGLVLVICEGLYSLTDPPLRAVRGVIPPLRLGQVMLDLSPMILIIAIYILQALVRGIFF; translated from the coding sequence GTGGAAACAGTCGGCTACGTCCTGAACCTGCTGCTGTGGATCGCTCTGGTTCTGCTCATCGCGCGGTTCGTCCTGGACTGGGTGCAGCTGCTCGCCCGCAACTGGCGACCCCGGGGTCTGGTGCTCGTGATCTGTGAGGGTCTGTACTCCCTGACCGACCCGCCGCTGCGCGCCGTGCGGGGCGTCATCCCGCCGCTGAGGCTCGGTCAGGTCATGCTCGATCTGTCCCCGATGATCCTGATCATCGCCATCTACATCCTGCAGGCCCTCGTCCGCGGCATTTTCTTCTAG
- the murC gene encoding UDP-N-acetylmuramate--L-alanine ligase, translating into MRIPVPADIPSADALGAVFFIGIGGAGLSAIARLMAQQGIEVSGSDAADSAVLQALRAEGITCHVGHDASHLDGIDTVIASTAVRADNPEIVEAQRRGLRLWPRSAGLRSVMAGRRTIAVAGTHGKTTTTAMLACALITAGAEPSYAIGAEVASLGANARLGSGDLLVAEADESDGAFLVYAPEGAIVTNVDADHLDNYGTVEAYDAAFDEFMGNIGSFVVLNADDPGARRLAALARARGIDVVLAGFADDADLRGAELDVQGTATTFTVTRDGVDLGPVRLAVPGAHYALDALLALGAGLHLGHDLDRLVAGLGTYTGANRRMQPLGEAAGVRVYDSYAHHPTEIRADLAAARAIAGTDRLVVAYQPHLVSRTRIHGVQMGQELSAADLVVVADIYLAREDADPAVTSQIVADAVDGPEVILGGPVTGLADVLLPQLRAGDLLLTLGAGDITTVGPAVLAALDGRA; encoded by the coding sequence ATGAGGATCCCCGTCCCGGCCGACATCCCGTCGGCCGACGCGCTCGGCGCGGTCTTCTTCATCGGCATCGGTGGCGCCGGGCTGTCGGCCATCGCGCGCCTGATGGCCCAGCAGGGCATCGAGGTCTCCGGCAGCGACGCCGCGGACTCCGCCGTGCTGCAAGCTCTGCGGGCCGAGGGCATCACGTGTCACGTGGGGCACGACGCGTCCCACCTCGACGGCATCGACACGGTCATCGCCTCGACCGCCGTCCGCGCGGACAACCCCGAGATCGTCGAGGCGCAGCGCCGCGGCCTGCGGCTGTGGCCGCGCTCGGCCGGGCTCCGCTCGGTCATGGCGGGCCGGCGCACGATCGCGGTCGCCGGCACGCACGGCAAGACCACGACCACCGCCATGCTCGCCTGTGCGCTGATCACCGCAGGAGCGGAGCCGTCGTACGCGATCGGGGCCGAGGTCGCGAGCCTCGGCGCCAACGCCCGTCTGGGCTCGGGCGACCTGCTGGTCGCGGAGGCCGACGAGAGCGACGGTGCGTTCCTGGTCTACGCGCCCGAGGGTGCGATCGTCACCAACGTCGACGCCGACCACCTCGACAACTACGGGACGGTCGAGGCGTACGACGCCGCGTTCGACGAGTTCATGGGCAACATCGGCTCGTTCGTCGTCCTCAACGCGGACGACCCGGGCGCACGGCGTCTCGCCGCGCTGGCCCGGGCGCGGGGCATCGACGTCGTCCTGGCCGGGTTCGCCGACGATGCCGACCTGCGCGGCGCCGAGCTGGACGTGCAGGGGACCGCGACCACGTTCACCGTCACCCGCGACGGCGTCGACCTCGGACCGGTCCGTCTGGCGGTTCCCGGTGCGCACTACGCGCTCGACGCGCTGCTGGCGCTGGGCGCCGGCCTCCACCTCGGGCACGACCTCGACCGCCTCGTCGCGGGACTCGGCACGTACACCGGTGCCAACCGCCGGATGCAGCCCCTGGGGGAGGCGGCCGGAGTGCGGGTCTACGACTCGTACGCCCACCACCCGACCGAGATCCGGGCCGATCTCGCGGCCGCCCGTGCGATCGCGGGCACCGACCGACTCGTCGTGGCCTACCAGCCGCACCTCGTCAGCCGCACCCGCATCCACGGCGTGCAGATGGGGCAGGAGCTCTCGGCCGCCGACCTCGTCGTGGTCGCCGACATCTACCTCGCCCGCGAGGACGCGGACCCGGCCGTCACGTCGCAGATCGTCGCCGACGCGGTCGACGGCCCCGAGGTGATCCTCGGGGGACCCGTCACGGGCCTCGCCGACGTCCTGCTGCCGCAGCTGCGTGCCGGCGACCTGCTGCTCACCCTCGGAGCCGGCGACATCACGACCGTCGGCCCCGCGGTGCTGGCCGCGCTGGACGGCCGGGCGTGA
- a CDS encoding TraR/DksA family transcriptional regulator: protein MPNTELAVRADETPWTAAETEEVRTELEADLTRLRGELDHSARELQDLLRDGVDGAGNDQADVGSKGLERDAEMSLAANQRVLLLQTEKALERLDKGTYGQCEVCGEAIGKNRLIAFPRATLCMTCKQREERR from the coding sequence ATGCCAAACACCGAGCTCGCCGTACGAGCTGACGAGACGCCGTGGACCGCTGCCGAGACCGAGGAGGTCCGCACGGAGCTCGAGGCGGATCTGACCCGCTTGCGGGGTGAGCTCGACCACTCCGCCCGCGAGCTGCAGGACCTGCTGCGCGACGGTGTCGACGGTGCCGGCAACGACCAGGCCGACGTGGGCTCCAAGGGCCTCGAGCGTGACGCCGAGATGTCCCTCGCGGCCAACCAGCGCGTGCTCCTGCTGCAGACCGAGAAAGCACTCGAACGGCTCGACAAGGGCACCTACGGTCAGTGCGAGGTCTGCGGTGAGGCGATCGGCAAGAATCGTTTGATCGCGTTCCCGCGTGCCACACTGTGTATGACATGCAAGCAGCGCGAGGAGCGTCGCTGA
- a CDS encoding cell division protein SepF, whose amino-acid sequence MAGAMRKVGEYLGLVEQADFDDELDEDFETTEPAPRQPVNRQPATRQPAVVRPAPVASIDERRRSEPRPERRASTPSDLARIETVTPRTYNDARTVGEHYRSGVPVIMNLSEIDDDDAKRLVDFAAGLVFAVHGSINRITAKVFLLSPENISVTDEDKQRIAAGGFFNQS is encoded by the coding sequence ATGGCTGGCGCAATGCGTAAGGTCGGCGAGTACCTCGGTCTCGTCGAACAGGCTGACTTCGACGACGAGCTCGACGAGGACTTCGAGACGACCGAGCCGGCCCCCCGCCAGCCCGTGAACCGTCAGCCCGCGACCCGCCAGCCCGCCGTCGTGCGTCCGGCCCCGGTCGCCAGCATCGACGAGCGCCGCCGCAGCGAGCCGCGTCCCGAGCGTCGCGCGTCGACCCCGTCGGACCTGGCTCGCATCGAGACGGTGACCCCGCGCACGTACAACGACGCCCGCACGGTGGGGGAGCACTACCGTTCCGGCGTGCCGGTCATCATGAACCTCTCGGAGATCGACGACGACGACGCCAAGCGCCTCGTCGACTTCGCCGCCGGACTCGTGTTCGCGGTCCACGGCTCGATCAACCGCATCACCGCCAAGGTCTTCCTGCTGTCGCCCGAGAACATCTCGGTGACGGACGAGGACAAGCAGCGCATCGCTGCCGGCGGCTTCTTCAACCAGAGCTGA
- a CDS encoding polyphenol oxidase family protein, producing the protein MIWQAGRLGRVELGFTDRSGGTSDGPWESLNLGTSNGDDPERVAENLDRLARELGVDRLVRMTQVHGADVAWVDELGDDEVPVADALLTSTPGVGVLVRVADCVPIVLAAPAEPLAGVVHCGREGLVRGVVPAAVEAMRARGATAIEAWLGPRACGHCYELPQDMVDAVASVVPEARSTTSWGTPAADVGAGVVAQLTALDVRTNDLGAAECTIEHDRWFSYRRQGQQSGRFGAVAVIRP; encoded by the coding sequence TTGATCTGGCAGGCAGGACGGCTCGGCCGGGTCGAGCTCGGCTTCACCGACCGGTCGGGCGGCACGAGCGACGGTCCGTGGGAGTCCCTCAACCTGGGGACCTCCAACGGTGACGACCCCGAGCGGGTGGCCGAGAACCTCGACCGCCTGGCCCGGGAGCTGGGCGTGGACCGCCTCGTCCGCATGACGCAGGTCCACGGTGCCGACGTCGCCTGGGTCGACGAGCTGGGTGACGACGAGGTGCCCGTGGCCGACGCCCTCCTCACCAGCACCCCGGGCGTCGGGGTCCTCGTCCGGGTCGCCGACTGCGTGCCCATCGTCCTGGCCGCGCCGGCCGAGCCGCTGGCCGGCGTCGTGCACTGCGGCCGGGAGGGTCTCGTGCGCGGTGTCGTGCCGGCTGCGGTCGAGGCGATGCGGGCGCGTGGCGCCACGGCCATCGAGGCGTGGCTGGGGCCCCGTGCCTGCGGCCACTGCTACGAGCTGCCGCAGGACATGGTCGACGCGGTCGCGTCCGTCGTCCCCGAGGCGCGGTCCACCACCTCCTGGGGCACGCCCGCGGCCGACGTCGGCGCCGGCGTGGTGGCCCAGCTGACGGCTCTCGACGTGCGCACGAACGACCTCGGCGCGGCCGAGTGCACGATCGAGCACGACCGGTGGTTCTCCTACCGGCGCCAGGGCCAGCAGTCCGGCCGCTTCGGCGCCGTCGCGGTGATCCGGCCGTGA
- a CDS encoding YggS family pyridoxal phosphate-dependent enzyme, whose amino-acid sequence MTRLDELRRNLAATEERIGAACAAAGRERSDITLVVVTKTYPASDVELLAELGVTDVGENRHPEAGDKAAEVEAPVRWHFLGGLQTNKAGAVARYADVVHSVDRVKLVNALSRGAQAAGRTLTCLVQVDFDATDPGRAGVVPAGVPDLADAIAAAPGLVLGGLMTVAPLGEDPAPHFDHLARLSVSLREQHPDAGIISAGMSGDFEAAIGAGATHLRIGRSILGARPSTG is encoded by the coding sequence GTGACCCGCCTCGACGAGCTGCGCCGCAACCTGGCCGCGACCGAGGAGCGGATCGGCGCCGCGTGCGCCGCCGCCGGCCGCGAGCGCAGCGACATCACGCTCGTGGTGGTCACCAAGACGTACCCCGCCTCGGACGTCGAGCTCCTGGCGGAGCTGGGCGTGACCGACGTGGGGGAGAACCGCCACCCCGAGGCCGGCGACAAGGCCGCGGAGGTCGAGGCGCCGGTCCGGTGGCACTTCCTGGGCGGTCTGCAGACCAACAAGGCCGGAGCCGTCGCACGCTACGCCGACGTCGTGCACAGCGTCGACCGCGTCAAGCTGGTCAACGCTCTCTCCCGTGGCGCGCAGGCGGCCGGGCGCACGCTCACGTGCCTCGTGCAGGTCGACTTCGACGCGACCGACCCCGGCCGTGCCGGTGTCGTCCCTGCGGGAGTCCCTGATCTCGCCGACGCGATCGCCGCGGCGCCCGGTCTCGTGCTGGGCGGCCTGATGACGGTCGCACCCCTCGGGGAGGACCCGGCTCCGCACTTCGACCACCTCGCGCGGCTGTCGGTCTCGCTGCGTGAGCAGCACCCCGACGCCGGCATCATCTCGGCGGGCATGAGCGGCGACTTCGAGGCGGCGATCGGCGCAGGTGCGACACACCTGCGCATCGGGCGCTCGATACTCGGTGCACGGCCGTCCACGGGGTAA